One window of Brachionichthys hirsutus isolate HB-005 chromosome 21, CSIRO-AGI_Bhir_v1, whole genome shotgun sequence genomic DNA carries:
- the kat7b gene encoding histone acetyltransferase KAT7, with protein MPRRRQRHMAGSGSDGTEDSDSSAEREQTNSSESDGNITKRQRLTRASTRLSQSSQDTPDLKRTADHDESPPLTPTGNAPSSESELDISSPNASHDESQAKDQTNRDSDKDLSHRPKRRRCHETYNFNMKCPTPGCNSLGHLTGKHERHFAVSGCPLYHNLSADECKVKAISREKQEDDMKGQEESNSRHATRHQTPTSKQSKYKEQVAELRKGRNSGLQKEQKEKHMEHRQTHGNTREPLLENITSDYDLELFRKAQARASEDLKNNSEKLRIQGQITEGSNMIKTILFGRYELDTWYHSPYPEEYARLGRLYVCEFCLKYMKSQTILRRHMAKCVWKHPPGDEVYRKGAISVFEVDGKKNKIYCQNLCLLAKLFLDHKTLYYDVEPFLFYVMTEADNTGCHLVGYFSKEKNSFLNYNVSCILTMPQYMRQGFGKMLIDFSYLLSKVEEKVGSPERPLSDLGLISYRSYWKEVLLRYMYNFQGKEISIKEISQETAVNPVDIVSTLQSLQMLKYWKGKHLVLKRQDLIDEWKAKEIKRGNSNKTIEPTSLKWTPPKGT; from the exons ATGCCTCGTCGAAGACAG AGACATATGGCTGGGAGTGGTTCAGATGGAACAGAAGACTCTGACTCCTCTGCTGAGAGGGAACAGACCAATAGTTCAGAAAGTGATGGCAACATTACCAAGAGACAACGTCTCACCAGAGCCTCTACTCGCCTTAGTCAAAGTTCTCAGG ATACTCCGGACTTGAAGCGCACGGCCGACCACGATGAATCGCCACCGTTGACGCCCACAGGAAATGCTCCCTCCTCTGAGTCTGAGCTGGACATCTCCAGCCCAAATGCCTCTCATGATGAGAGTCAGGCCAAAGATCAGACCAACAGAGACTCTGATAAGGACCTCTCCCACCGACCCAAACGCCGCCGCTGTCATGAAACCTACAACTTCAACATGAAATGTCCGACGCCAGGATGCAATTCACTTG GGCATCTTACAGGAAAACATGAACGTCATTTTGCCGTGTCTGGTTGCCCTCTTTACCACAATCTTTCTGCCGACGAATGCAAG GTTAAGGCCATCAGCCGTGAGAAACAAGAGGATGACATGAAGGGGCAGGAAGAAAGTAACTCCCGCCACGCAACTCGTCATCAG ACACCAACTTCGAAACAGAGCAAATACAAAGAGCAGGTGGCTGAGCTGAGAAAGGGGCGGAACTCTGGCctgcagaaggagcagaagGAAAAGCACATG GAGCATCGACAGACGCATGGCAACACCAGAGAGCCTTTGCTGGAGAACATTACGAGTGATTATGACCTGGAGCTCTTCAGAAAAGCCCAGGCCCGTGCCTCTGAAGATCTG AAAAATAACAGT GAGAAGTTACGTATCCAGGGTCAGATCACCGAGGGCAGCAACATGATCAAAACGATCCTGTTTGGCCGCTATGAGCTTGACACGTGGTACCACTCGCCCTATCCTGAGGAATATGCGCGCCTGGGCCGCCTCTACGTCTGCGAATTCTGCCTCAAATACATGAAGAGCCAGACCATCCTCAGGCGACATATG gCCAAGTGTGTGTGGAAGCATCCTCCAGGAGACGAGGTGTACAGAAAGGGGGCGATATCTGTGTTTGAAGTGGATGGCAAAAAGAATAAG ATCTACTGCCAGAACTTGTGTTTACTTGCCAAACTCTTCTTGGACCATAAAACCCTGTACTACGACGTGGAGCCGTTCCTCTTCTACGTCATGACTGAGGCCGACAACACGGGCTGTCATTTAGTGGGATACTTCTCCAAG gAAAAGAATTCCTTTCTCAACTACAACGTTTCCTGTATCCTGACGATGCCACAGTACATGAGGCAGGGCTTCGGCAAAATGCTCATTGACTTCA GCTACCTGCTGTCCAAAGTGGAGGAGAAGGTGGGCTCGCCAGAGAGGCCTCTGTCCGATCTGGGCCTCATCAGTTACCGTAGCTACTGGAAGGAAGTGTTACTCCGATACATGTACAATTTCCAAGGCAAGGAGATCTCCATCAAAG AGATCAGCCAGGAAACCGCCGTCAATCCGGTGGACATTGTGAGCACCCTGCAGTCCCTGCAGATGCTGAAGTACTGGAAAGGAAAGCACTTGGTGTTAAAGCGGCAG GACTTGATTGATGAATGGAAGGCCAAGGAGATCAAGCGAGGCAACAGCAACAAAACCATCGAGCCAACCTCTCTGAAATGGACCCCTCCCAAAGGGACATGA
- the LOC137910126 gene encoding alanyl-tRNA editing protein Aarsd1-like: MNKPKILRPEESQPAHAIWFDRKKYVTINFVVQKPKDVQVDIQPHKMILCCKNSTDDVFYNELHFFDKVQIHDSRERVYERTINVLLRKVKPNYAWPRLQKDEAKPSWIAVDFDNWRDWENEEEDGKEEYDRYVDMIQEMSASNKGEAPDMCDLSDFVTSVATCCPAELTQEVNGKKETLKGFNVRLQDTILFPEGGGQPDDHGLIADAPVLRVIRQGAEAVHFVTSPLHEGQEVIVKLDWERRFDHMQQHSGQHLISALAEEFFGYKTTSWEMGRQRSNIELDTTSVKPAQLQMLEEAVNEKIRAHVPVTVELLSIEDVDKVRSRGLPEDHAGPIRVVTIEGIDVDMCCGTHVSNLSDLQVIKLLRTEKGKKNKTNLVFLVGNRVMKYAEKSYGTERCLVSLLQTGPDQHVEAVEKLLKSVKLLQKTNLNLLRDTASLIAQNFKNNPQSGNFFSLHKQDGDNEFMNILASELSTEETLVFLTVGEEKGPGLFLLTGPSGPVAELGPQVLEILKGKGAGKNGRFQGKAGSLARRGEAEALLRQRCKRLASEDQ; the protein is encoded by the exons ATGAACAAGCCCAAAATTCTCAGACCTGAGGAAAG CCAGCCGGCACACGCAATATGGTTTGACAGGAAGAAATATGTCACCATAAACTTTGTGGTTCAGAAACCAAAAGATGTCCAGGTGGATATCCAGCcacacaaaatgattttatg CTGCAAAAACAGCACCGATGATGTGTTCTACAATGAGCTGCACTTCTTTGACAAAGTACAGATCCAT GACTCCAGAGAGAGAGTTTATGAACGCACCATCAATGTCTTGCTGAGGAAGGTGAAGCCCAATTATGCATGGCCTCGGCTGCAGAAGGATGAAGCTAAG CCCAGCTGGATTGCAGTGGACTTTGATAACTGGAGAGACTGGGAGAATGAAGAAGAGGACGGAAAGGAAGAGTATGATAGATATGTAGAT atgatcCAAGAAATGTCTGCCAGTAATAAAGGAGAAGCGCCAGACATGTGCGATCTTAGTGAT TTCGTTACCTCGGTGGCAACCTGCTGCCCAGCTGAGCTCACGCAGGAGGTCAACGGGAAGAAAGAAACTCTCAAGGGCTTCAACGTTAGGCTCCAGGATACCATCTTATTCCCCGAAGGCGGCGGTCAA CCGGATGACCATGGGCTGATCGCGGATGCCCCGGTTCTGAGGGTGATCAGGCAGGGAGCCGAAGCCGTGCACTTTGTGACTTCACCTCTGCACGAGGGTCAGGAGGTGATCGTGAAGCTGGACTGGGAGAGGAGGTTTGACCACATGCAGCAACACTCGG GCCAACATTTGATCTCAGCTTTGGCAGAAGAATTCTTTGGATACAAGACCACATCATG GGAAATGGGCCGTCAGAGAAGCAACATTGAACTTGACACGACCTCCGTAAAGCCTGCTCAGCTCCAGATGCTGGAGGAAGCCGTAAATGAGAAGATCCGAGCTCACGTGCCAGTCACCGTCGAGCTTCTCTCCATCGAGGATGTGGATAAG GTGAGGAGTCGAGGGCTGCCAGAGGACCATGCAGGGCCCATTCGCGTCGTTACTATTGAGGGTATAGATGTCGACATGTGCTGCGGGACACACGTGTCCAACCTCAGTGACTTGCAG GTAATAAAGCTGCTGAGAAccgagaaaggaaagaaaaacaaaaccaaccTCGTCTTTTTGGTGGGAAACAGGGTGATGAAGTACGCTGAGAAGAGCTACGGCACGGAGCGATGTCTGGTGTCTCTCCTGCA AACTGGGCCAGATCAACACGTCGAGGCTGTTGAGAAGTTGCTGAAATCTGTGAAGCTCCTCCAGAAA ACTAACCTGAACCTGCTACGAGACACGGCCTCGCTCATCGCCCAGAACTTTAAGAACAACCCCCAAAGTGGCAACTTTTTTAGCCTCCACAA ACAAGATGGTGACAATGAGTTCATGAATATACTCGCCAGCGAATTAAGCACCGAG GAGACTTTGGTTTTCCTGACTGTCGGAGAGGAGAAGGGACCCGGTTTGTTTTTACTGACTGGACCCAGCGGACCCGTGGCCGAACTGGGACCGCA GGTGTTGGAGATTCTCAAAGGAAAGGGCGCTGGAAAAAATGGACGTTTCCAAGGCAAAGCCGGCAGCCTGGCCCGAAGAGGGGAGGCAGAGGCTTTGCTGCGGCAGCGCTGCAAGCGGCTCGCCTCAGAGGACCAATGA